Proteins co-encoded in one Streptomyces sp. NBC_00557 genomic window:
- a CDS encoding TIGR00730 family Rossman fold protein, with translation MNAPGKSRRIAVFCGARPGVRAEHLDFAGAFGAALARHGLDLVYGAGGVGVMRAVADGVLEHGGAVTGVIPRTLHERERADRAPGTVYLVRDMHDRKALMYRLASGFAVLPGGLGTLDELMEVATWNQLSLLDKPLVVVNHRGFYDPLLAMLDHLVAEGFLAARERRLVQVAGTAEEALSLLGAGKVAEPVAVG, from the coding sequence GTGAACGCGCCGGGAAAGAGCCGTCGGATCGCCGTCTTCTGCGGAGCCCGCCCGGGCGTCCGGGCGGAACACCTGGACTTCGCCGGCGCCTTCGGCGCCGCGCTCGCCCGGCACGGTCTGGATCTGGTCTACGGCGCCGGCGGGGTGGGCGTCATGCGGGCCGTCGCCGACGGGGTGCTGGAGCACGGCGGGGCGGTCACCGGGGTCATCCCGCGCACCCTGCACGAGCGCGAGCGGGCGGACCGCGCGCCGGGCACCGTCTACCTGGTGCGCGACATGCACGACCGCAAGGCGCTCATGTACCGGCTCGCCTCCGGGTTCGCGGTGCTGCCGGGCGGCCTGGGCACGCTGGACGAGCTGATGGAGGTGGCCACCTGGAACCAGCTGTCGCTGCTCGACAAGCCGCTGGTGGTGGTCAACCACCGTGGGTTCTACGACCCGTTGCTCGCCATGCTGGACCATCTGGTCGCCGAGGGCTTCCTGGCCGCGCGCGAACGCCGGCTGGTGCAGGTCGCCGGGACGGCCGAGGAGGCGCTGTCCCTGCTGGGGGCCGGCAAGGTGGCGGAACCGGTCGCGGTGGGCTGA
- a CDS encoding LuxR C-terminal-related transcriptional regulator produces the protein MLHTLGLDPVAESVYRAMLNRPRGVAEISRWLDLPEDDVRGALDRLSALALVRASTENPHQLHAVSPHLGMEILIAQQQAELAEQQRRLEASRAAAARFIVDYDVGRQAESDADITHLRGLDAIRDRLAVLNSKVSRELLTFAPGGPQTPENMKASRPLNQQLLERGVRMRTLYLDSIRSDRATVDHARWLIEQGCQVRTVPSLPNRMIIYDRQFAVIASNADDTAAGAVQLSSPGMITVLHALFESVWQSAAPLEEPAHPRPGGLTRQQAEALRLLALGHTDEAIAKRLGVSPRTARRIASSLMTYLNARSRFQAGVIAVQKGFLDTPVE, from the coding sequence ATGCTACACACGCTCGGACTTGACCCGGTGGCTGAATCCGTCTACCGGGCCATGTTGAACAGACCCCGGGGAGTCGCCGAGATATCCCGGTGGCTGGATCTGCCCGAGGATGACGTGCGCGGCGCGCTCGACAGGCTCAGCGCCCTGGCCCTGGTCCGCGCGTCCACGGAGAATCCTCACCAATTACATGCGGTGAGTCCTCATCTGGGCATGGAAATTCTGATCGCCCAGCAGCAGGCGGAACTCGCCGAGCAGCAGCGCAGACTCGAGGCGAGCCGGGCGGCTGCGGCCAGATTCATCGTGGACTACGACGTGGGCCGGCAGGCCGAGTCGGATGCCGACATCACGCACCTCAGGGGCCTGGACGCCATCCGCGACCGTCTGGCCGTGCTCAACAGCAAAGTGTCCAGGGAACTGCTCACCTTCGCTCCGGGCGGTCCGCAAACGCCGGAGAACATGAAGGCCTCCCGTCCGCTCAACCAGCAACTGCTCGAGCGCGGTGTGCGGATGCGCACCCTCTACCTGGACAGCATCCGCAGCGACCGGGCGACCGTGGACCACGCGCGCTGGCTGATCGAGCAGGGCTGCCAGGTGCGCACCGTGCCGTCGCTGCCGAACCGGATGATCATCTACGACCGGCAGTTCGCCGTGATCGCCTCCAACGCCGACGACACCGCCGCCGGCGCGGTGCAGTTGAGCTCACCGGGAATGATCACGGTGCTGCACGCTCTGTTCGAGAGCGTGTGGCAGTCCGCCGCTCCGCTGGAGGAACCCGCCCATCCGCGTCCCGGCGGGCTGACCCGCCAGCAGGCCGAGGCCCTCAGGCTCCTGGCGCTCGGCCACACCGACGAGGCCATCGCCAAGCGACTCGGCGTGTCACCGCGTACCGCGCGGCGCATCGCGTCCAGCCTCATGACGTACCTGAATGCCCGCAGCCGTTTCCAGGCCGGGGTGATCGCCGTGCAGAAAGGATTCCTTGACACGCCGGTGGAATGA
- a CDS encoding JmjC domain-containing protein, translated as MGTTAADWTFASLVGDTESFFAQHFDRQPLLRRGALADRVRDLITVDRLDDVIALQVVPPAYVRLARDGQGLSSKAYTRTTGDHATGLAETVVPERVYELFRSGATVTWNHLEHLLPSVRHLVDLFADTFACPAEVVGFLTPAGHDGYAPHHDPVDVFVVQIEGTKDWQVWQPPADRRGDSARYPADRLGEPALRTTLHPGDVLYLPHGTPHAAAAREQVSLHLSVTVAPRRWRDLLAETVAELLRDEAFHAVPFLGGNPSGAVDGAADGGRRSRIADRYREKVADLCARLTALAPEDETARLAAVGRAQAGVDRPREFARLARLDALTAEARVRRTGTPVELGPSRDGRTPLLVNGHRLAVPDAVADTLRALDRGGSLRAGGFLAGAPEDRSVRAARQLARLGVLQAADRAED; from the coding sequence GTGGGAACCACCGCTGCCGACTGGACCTTCGCGTCCCTGGTCGGCGACACCGAGAGCTTCTTTGCACAGCACTTCGACCGGCAGCCGCTGCTGCGCCGCGGAGCGCTCGCGGACCGGGTCCGCGACCTGATCACGGTGGACCGGCTCGACGACGTCATCGCCCTGCAGGTCGTCCCGCCGGCCTACGTGCGCCTCGCCAGGGACGGCCAGGGCCTGTCCAGCAAGGCCTACACCCGCACCACGGGCGACCACGCGACGGGGCTCGCCGAAACCGTCGTACCGGAGCGGGTGTACGAACTGTTCCGCTCCGGCGCGACCGTCACCTGGAACCACCTGGAGCACCTGCTGCCCTCGGTCCGGCACCTGGTCGACCTCTTCGCCGACACCTTCGCCTGCCCCGCCGAGGTCGTGGGCTTCCTGACACCGGCCGGACACGACGGGTACGCCCCGCACCACGACCCGGTCGACGTCTTCGTCGTCCAGATCGAGGGGACCAAGGACTGGCAGGTCTGGCAGCCGCCCGCCGACCGCCGCGGGGACAGCGCCCGCTACCCCGCCGACCGGCTCGGCGAGCCCGCGCTGCGGACCACGCTGCACCCGGGCGACGTGCTCTACCTGCCCCACGGCACGCCGCATGCCGCGGCCGCCCGCGAGCAGGTCTCCCTGCATCTGTCGGTCACCGTCGCCCCGCGTCGCTGGCGCGACCTGCTCGCCGAAACGGTCGCGGAGCTGCTGCGCGACGAGGCGTTCCACGCGGTGCCGTTCCTCGGCGGCAACCCGTCCGGCGCGGTGGACGGCGCGGCGGACGGCGGTCGGCGCAGCCGGATCGCCGACCGCTACCGCGAGAAGGTCGCCGACCTGTGCGCCCGCCTCACCGCGCTGGCGCCCGAGGACGAAACGGCACGGCTCGCCGCGGTCGGCCGGGCGCAGGCGGGTGTGGACCGGCCGCGGGAGTTCGCCCGGCTCGCCAGGCTGGACGCCCTCACCGCCGAGGCGCGGGTGCGACGCACCGGGACCCCCGTCGAACTCGGGCCGAGCCGCGACGGCAGGACCCCCCTGCTGGTCAACGGCCACCGGCTGGCCGTGCCCGACGCCGTCGCCGACACGCTCCGCGCCCTGGACCGCGGCGGTTCGCTGCGGGCCGGCGGCTTCCTCGCCGGAGCGCCCGAGGACCGGTCGGTGCGCGCCGCCCGGCAACTCGCCCGCCTCGGTGTCCTGCAGGCCGCGGACCGGGCGGAGGACTGA
- a CDS encoding Zn-dependent hydrolase, with product MSHTVVERAGSLALDIDAERLLRRIRELGRIGADPVGGGITRTGFSAADREARAYLMDEARAAGLFPAVDAAGNIVVRRRPTDRPTADGPVVMMGSHLDTVVDGGRLDGAYGVLAALEVLQTVVESGARLRRDCVAVAFANEEGALFPQPFWGSMAVAGRIENLPREPRDHQGRPLREALRLAGGDLDALGSACWPKGSVSAYLELHVEQGPVLERGGSRIGVVDAITGRIVLTLEIRGRAGHSGTTPMEGRRDALCAAARVVLAAEHIAGRRDLCRVATVGRLDPYPNTPNTIAGAVRTTVDLRDTDVWRMADAEAALRAMLDDIAAATGTEIEVVAETRSDPVSTDARLREAIALSADELALPYEELPSGAGHDAQFVAGLAPIGMIFVPSIGGVSHVPQEDTAAEDLVAGARVLLRTVLRTTEREEQL from the coding sequence ATGAGTCACACAGTCGTCGAACGGGCCGGTTCACTGGCCCTCGACATCGACGCCGAGCGGCTGCTGCGCCGCATCAGGGAGCTGGGGCGGATCGGCGCCGATCCGGTCGGCGGCGGCATCACCCGTACCGGGTTCAGCGCCGCCGACCGCGAGGCCCGGGCCTACCTGATGGACGAGGCCCGGGCCGCCGGCCTGTTCCCGGCCGTGGACGCCGCGGGGAACATAGTCGTCAGGCGGCGGCCCACCGACCGGCCCACCGCCGACGGGCCGGTGGTGATGATGGGCTCGCACCTGGACACCGTGGTCGACGGCGGACGCCTGGACGGCGCCTACGGTGTGCTCGCCGCCCTGGAGGTCCTGCAGACGGTGGTCGAGTCAGGCGCCCGACTGCGCCGGGACTGCGTGGCGGTGGCCTTCGCCAACGAGGAGGGCGCGCTCTTCCCCCAGCCCTTCTGGGGCTCCATGGCCGTCGCCGGCCGGATCGAGAACCTGCCCCGGGAGCCGCGCGACCACCAGGGACGGCCGCTGCGCGAGGCGCTGCGCCTGGCCGGCGGCGACCTCGACGCCCTGGGCAGCGCCTGCTGGCCGAAGGGCTCGGTGTCGGCGTACCTGGAACTCCACGTGGAGCAGGGCCCGGTGCTGGAGCGCGGCGGCAGCAGGATCGGCGTGGTGGACGCGATCACCGGACGGATCGTGCTCACCCTGGAGATCCGCGGCAGGGCCGGCCACTCCGGGACGACCCCGATGGAGGGCCGCCGGGACGCGCTGTGCGCGGCGGCGCGCGTGGTGCTGGCGGCGGAGCACATCGCCGGGCGGCGCGACCTGTGCCGGGTGGCCACCGTGGGCCGCCTCGACCCCTACCCGAACACGCCGAACACCATCGCCGGCGCGGTGCGGACGACCGTGGACCTGCGCGACACCGACGTATGGCGGATGGCAGACGCGGAGGCGGCGCTGCGCGCGATGCTGGACGACATCGCCGCAGCCACCGGCACCGAGATCGAGGTGGTGGCCGAGACCCGGTCCGATCCGGTCTCCACGGACGCACGGCTGCGCGAGGCGATCGCGCTGAGCGCGGACGAGCTCGCCCTGCCATACGAGGAGCTGCCCAGCGGGGCCGGGCACGACGCCCAGTTCGTGGCCGGCCTCGCGCCGATCGGCATGATCTTCGTGCCGAGCATCGGCGGCGTCAGCCATGTGCCGCAGGAGGACACCGCGGCGGAGGACCTCGTGGCAGGGGCGCGGGTGCTGCTGCGGACCGTGCTGCGCACCACGGAACGGGAGGAGCAGCTGTGA
- a CDS encoding ParB/RepB/Spo0J family partition protein, with the protein MAREDAEYLIRIRDSLFRGQPVEEIPVDTLVTGLSPRVDGEDPEHVRTLAETCDELPPILVHRPSMTVIDGVHRLRVAELRGQDRIAVRFFDGGLSDARLLAVATNITHGRPLSAADRTAAALRIFASHPGWSDRAVAAVAGLSPKRVGRLRKEAALPQTERRVGRDGRCRPVDSSHSRERAGELLRTNPGASLRQIAAQVGLAPATVADVRDRIRRGESPVPDRGRRPAAPPRSLASAEPPGHAAEVTALPAPAAKAGAAAGVRADTAPAGDAARGRQPGALRRVPAGPAAAHDDVARITEALRRDPSLRFSEAGRSLLRLLDACALVTRERRRIAATVPAHCKEPLARLAHGYAGAWRLLADDLARYVEETGDDAAQGLDVDGADEIGSLGA; encoded by the coding sequence ATGGCTCGAGAAGACGCGGAATACCTGATCCGAATCCGGGACTCCCTGTTTCGGGGACAACCCGTCGAAGAAATTCCTGTCGACACGCTCGTCACCGGCCTCTCCCCGCGGGTCGACGGCGAGGACCCCGAGCACGTCCGCACCCTCGCGGAGACGTGCGACGAGCTTCCGCCCATCCTGGTGCACCGCCCGAGCATGACCGTCATCGACGGCGTCCACCGGCTGCGCGTGGCCGAACTGAGGGGGCAGGACCGCATCGCGGTACGGTTCTTCGACGGTGGACTGTCCGACGCCCGGCTGCTTGCGGTGGCAACCAACATCACGCACGGGCGCCCGCTGTCCGCGGCGGACCGCACCGCCGCGGCACTGCGCATCTTCGCCTCCCATCCGGGATGGTCGGACCGGGCAGTTGCGGCCGTCGCGGGCCTGTCCCCGAAACGGGTGGGACGCCTGCGCAAGGAGGCGGCCCTTCCACAGACCGAACGCAGAGTGGGCCGGGACGGCAGGTGCCGGCCAGTCGACTCCTCGCACAGCCGGGAACGGGCCGGCGAGTTGCTGCGCACCAACCCCGGCGCCTCCCTGCGCCAGATCGCGGCGCAGGTGGGCCTCGCCCCGGCGACCGTCGCCGACGTGCGCGACCGCATCCGGCGCGGTGAGAGCCCGGTGCCGGACCGGGGCCGTCGGCCGGCGGCCCCGCCACGGTCCCTCGCCTCCGCGGAACCACCCGGTCACGCGGCCGAGGTGACGGCCCTGCCCGCGCCCGCCGCGAAGGCGGGAGCGGCGGCGGGCGTACGGGCCGACACGGCCCCGGCGGGCGACGCCGCGCGGGGCCGGCAGCCCGGCGCGCTGCGCCGCGTCCCCGCAGGGCCGGCCGCGGCCCACGACGACGTCGCGCGGATCACCGAAGCGCTGCGCCGGGACCCCTCCCTGCGGTTCAGCGAGGCTGGGCGCTCCCTGCTGCGCCTGCTCGACGCCTGCGCACTGGTCACCCGGGAACGCCGGCGGATCGCCGCCACGGTGCCCGCGCACTGCAAGGAACCCCTGGCACGGCTCGCCCACGGATACGCCGGGGCCTGGCGGCTGCTCGCCGACGACCTCGCGCGGTACGTCGAGGAGACGGGTGACGACGCCGCGCAGGGCCTCGACGTGGACGGGGCCGACGAGATCGGCTCGCTGGGCGCGTGA
- a CDS encoding M13 family metallopeptidase yields the protein MRATTEATAPASGPEANGAGPRLGDLVVDPSARAQDDFHRYVNGLWSDAFVLPEHQAEATLLSLLADEVEDDVARLIRRAAAGAGAGDPATRAMADLYTSFMDEETIEARGATPLAADLALVRSAPDRRALAAVLGRLQAQGVRGALEPSVSVDPADGTRYALTLTASGLGLPRPELYLADGAGPLLRRYARHVSAMLAHAGLPAPAEAAEHIVRAETALARLHMCAHEAGAPTGATAFASAAHDGPPATASPAAGCAAPDTASPVRCLVGELALRDQGFAWGEWLRELGAAASQAVVRVRPGAFVTAFEEWWAGADLRSLRLWLAWRYVHEMAPFGPRAVFAEHFRWYWRELTGARQPWPRRRRASAFVQTALGDVVGERYLREHVAPGTLAAARQLVDHLVGTYRRCLEQARWMRPATRRAALAKLDAMRFDIGAPTAPVGCAGLRTDPADLVGNVKRSRAWHIARELGRLGGPVDRADWKVPPQSVTAYYRHSLNQVVIPAALLRPPVFDPAGDTARNLAVLGSIVCHEMSHAFDDRGSRYDGHGRLRSWWAPEDRAEFERRSALLVRQYDGYAPGGAGGARVSGARTLGENIADITGLAVAQQAFCAHLDALGVTGEPRRRRLRRFFMLWATMWRAERTPGRTLERLAHDSHAPPEFRCNGVLGHIPAFYEAFGVTETDRLHIPPEARFSLLG from the coding sequence GTGCGCGCCACGACCGAGGCGACCGCTCCCGCTTCCGGCCCGGAGGCGAACGGCGCGGGGCCACGCCTCGGCGACCTCGTCGTCGACCCCTCGGCGCGGGCGCAGGACGACTTCCACCGGTACGTCAACGGGCTCTGGTCGGACGCGTTCGTCCTTCCGGAGCACCAGGCCGAGGCGACGCTGCTGTCGCTGCTGGCCGACGAGGTCGAGGACGACGTGGCCCGTCTCATCCGGCGGGCGGCGGCCGGCGCCGGCGCCGGCGACCCCGCCACCCGGGCCATGGCCGATCTGTACACGAGCTTCATGGACGAGGAGACCATCGAGGCGCGCGGAGCGACACCGCTCGCCGCTGACCTCGCCCTTGTCCGCAGCGCGCCCGACCGCCGCGCGCTGGCCGCCGTCCTCGGCCGGCTGCAGGCGCAGGGGGTGCGCGGCGCGCTGGAGCCGTCCGTCTCCGTGGACCCGGCCGACGGCACCCGCTACGCCCTGACGCTGACCGCGTCCGGCCTGGGCCTGCCGCGCCCCGAACTGTACCTCGCGGACGGCGCCGGACCACTGCTGCGCCGCTACGCCCGGCACGTGAGCGCCATGCTCGCCCACGCGGGCCTGCCGGCCCCGGCCGAAGCCGCCGAGCACATCGTCCGCGCCGAGACGGCCCTGGCCCGCCTCCACATGTGCGCCCACGAGGCCGGCGCGCCCACCGGCGCCACCGCCTTCGCATCCGCTGCGCACGACGGCCCGCCCGCGACCGCCTCCCCGGCCGCCGGCTGCGCGGCCCCGGACACCGCCTCGCCGGTCCGCTGCCTCGTCGGTGAACTCGCCCTGCGCGACCAGGGGTTCGCGTGGGGGGAGTGGCTGCGGGAACTGGGGGCGGCGGCGTCGCAGGCGGTCGTCCGCGTCCGGCCGGGCGCCTTCGTGACGGCGTTCGAAGAGTGGTGGGCCGGCGCCGACCTGCGGTCGCTGCGCCTGTGGCTCGCCTGGCGGTACGTGCACGAGATGGCGCCCTTCGGGCCGCGCGCGGTCTTCGCCGAGCACTTCCGCTGGTACTGGCGGGAACTCACCGGCGCCCGACAGCCCTGGCCGCGCCGCCGGCGGGCCAGCGCCTTCGTGCAGACGGCCCTCGGGGACGTCGTCGGAGAGCGCTACCTGCGCGAGCACGTGGCCCCCGGCACGCTGGCCGCCGCACGGCAGCTGGTGGACCACCTCGTCGGCACCTACCGCCGCTGCCTGGAGCAGGCGCGCTGGATGCGGCCGGCCACCCGGCGCGCCGCACTGGCCAAGCTCGACGCCATGCGCTTCGACATCGGCGCCCCGACGGCCCCCGTCGGCTGCGCCGGTCTGCGCACCGACCCCGCCGACCTGGTGGGCAACGTCAAGCGGTCCCGCGCCTGGCACATCGCCCGCGAACTCGGCCGCCTGGGCGGGCCGGTGGACCGCGCGGACTGGAAAGTGCCGCCGCAGTCGGTCACCGCCTACTACCGGCACAGCCTGAACCAGGTGGTGATCCCCGCCGCCCTGCTGCGCCCGCCGGTGTTCGACCCCGCCGGCGACACCGCTCGCAACCTCGCCGTGCTGGGGTCCATCGTGTGCCACGAGATGTCGCACGCCTTCGACGACCGTGGCTCCCGCTACGACGGGCACGGCCGGCTGCGTTCCTGGTGGGCGCCCGAGGACCGGGCCGAGTTCGAGCGCCGCAGCGCCCTGCTGGTGCGGCAGTACGACGGATACGCCCCCGGCGGGGCCGGCGGCGCCCGGGTCAGCGGAGCACGCACCCTCGGGGAGAACATCGCCGACATCACCGGTCTGGCAGTCGCCCAGCAGGCCTTCTGCGCCCACCTCGACGCGCTCGGCGTCACCGGCGAGCCCCGCCGGCGACGGCTGCGGCGGTTCTTCATGCTGTGGGCCACCATGTGGCGGGCCGAACGCACCCCGGGCCGGACGCTGGAGCGCCTCGCACACGACTCCCACGCGCCGCCGGAGTTCCGCTGCAACGGCGTCCTCGGCCACATCCCCGCCTTCTACGAGGCCTTCGGCGTCACCGAGACGGACCGTCTGCACATCCCGCCCGAAGCCCGGTTCTCACTGCTGGGCTGA